A window of Desulforegulaceae bacterium genomic DNA:
TGGGCTATATAGGCAAAGTTTTTACCATCATTACTTGTTACAAGATTGCCTGTACCATCATATTTTTTTTGTTCCTCCCCATTGATTACTGCAAAATAATTGGAGTTAGAAATTGCTGTAAAAGCAGAGATTCCTGAAAAAGGAGCAAAAAATGGGGTGCCTTTCCCAAGGCTTTGATAGGGTCCATAGACTTTTGAATTTATCTGGGCAAACATTTTTTTATCTTTTAAAAGGGTTATTCCTAGTTTGTCGTAATCAGGAAAGTTTGAGGAAATATCAAGAATATTTGATTGCTCTGGAGGTGTTGATAAGCTTATTATTTTTTCATTTATTTCAAGGATTTCGGCATTAATCAGGGGGGAATAAATTAATGACAGGGCAAAGACAATGGTTGGAACATTAAATCTGATTTTCATGGTTTATCTGATCCTTTTCTACTTTTTTATCTTTTTTAAATGGATTTAATTTTTTTAAAAATTTTTTTACTTTACCTGCAGCGTGGTGGAGCATTTCCTGCTGATGATGCAGCATTTCCATTTGAACAGAAAGGGGCATGGTAACTCCAAAAAGTGCAATATAAAGATAGGTTTCCTGCTCATAATCCAGCCCTGCATAGGGATTGTAAACTATTTTGGTAAAATCTGTTGAGTTCATATTGGTGCTTGAGTTGTTTGGAACTTTAAGTGAATCATTAAACAAATAGCCAAAGCCAAAATCCAGGGTAACATTTTTAGGCAGATGAAGGGAAAATCCAGCAGCATAAAAAGTCATATCAGGGAGAAAATAAAGTGCATCAATTTTATCTTTTGGAAGAGATGCAGGTCGAAATTCATAACCGCATCTTAAAGTAAGCCAGTCTTTTGGATAAACTTCAAGACCAACTCCCCAATGCCAGGTATCTTCCATTTCCCTTTTAACAATAAGATTATTATCTCCGCCTGTATATCCAAGAAGTTTAGCTATCCTGAAAAGCTGAATTCTTTGATCAAAAGTAAATTTATCTTCTTTTAAAGCAGCCCAGTTTGACCAGTGGAGATCTGCTGTGATCTGAATTTTTGACCAGGGTTTTAGTTTTATACCCATATCAATTCTTCTTGGAAAAAGCTGGGTTGCTGTCACTCTTCCAGTTTGAGAAGGCACTGCTTTGTAGGGCATATCAAGCATCCCTGCTGTTGTCATTGTATATTCTGTGCTTCCGTTCCAGGCAATCTGTCGCTGCCATTGTTCACTATAGGTAAATTTGTATTTTCCTGAAAGTTTTGCTTTTGCCTGACTCTGGTAAGAAAGGCCAAATCCAAACCAATGGGTTGGTTCCCATAAAAGACCAAGATTTACCGAAGGGGTAAAGTCATCTCTTAGGTCCATTTCCATGCTTGTGTTGTGCTCATAGGGACCAAGTCCGCCTCCAAGCCAGGGGGCTGGAAGAGTCAATTGTGAAACAACAGGTATTTCAAGATCTCTTGTTGCATCACCAATAACCCTTGTAAGTCCGACAAGCTCGTTTGGGGTTCTTTGATCAAGGGATATTCCCATTGCTGTTTGTCCAAATCCCACTGAAATTCCAAGTGAGAGTTGGTCTGAGGCTTTATAGCTCAAAGTTGGAGCAGCATAAATAAGATGCTGAAGGTAAAGAGATTTACATCCAAAACGAAGAGGATCCCCTGGATCATTATGGGTCATCCCTCCTCCGTAGGGAGCGTAGTTTGTGTATGCAAAAGTCCACTTTGAGTCAGGCTTTCTATGGGATAGTCCAAGGCTCACAGCAGCAAGAAAATCTATTGGACCAAGAAAAGGGATGTACATTTTGGTTGAGGAGTTTGTGCCTTTTGTATTCCTTAATGGATCAGGGCCTCCATGGTTTGAATCCGGGTCATTTATATTAGGTTCAGCATTTGGCCCCCATTTGTCGCCCATAAAACCTTTAAAGTCTTTATTTTCTTTAAAGCTCCCTTTTCTTTTAATTATAGGTATACCAAAACCGTTGGAAAACATTGCTCCTTCATCAATTTTTGATAATCCTGCAGGATTGAAATGAGCAGACATATGACCAGGAGGAGAGGCTGTGCATGCATTTGCAAGACCTAAAGCTCTTGCATCAATTGCAGGGTTTTCATTGAAGGTTGCCAATGTTTCTTTTGATAAAAACAAAACAAGAACAATTGTAATTAAAAGTTTTTTTATTCTCATGTTTTTTGTTTTTGGGCTAAGGAGTTTCATTTCAAATCTTTAAATTAGAGTTTAAAATCAAAGGGTATGCTTAAACTAAAACTTACATCTGAGTTACTATTGAAAAGTCCTATATTTAAACTTGTATTAACTGAGCGGGTGCTTGAAATTCTCCAATTTGTGCCTATGGAAAGTGAAGATGAATAAGATGTGGGAGAAGTGCTTTTTCCTATGTTCCTCCAATAGTAATCCGTTGAGTAGCTATATGTATACTGAAACCCCACACTAACTGAAACAAGATATGATAGGGAATAACCCATCCCAAGATTGGCACTTATTTGGTTTCCCGGACTTACTTTTTCAATATAAATTCCCTGTTCTTTTTGTTCTTTGTCGGTATTGTACTTTGCATCGTCCACATCCATATTTTTGTAAAAAGAAATTCCGCCAAAGGCAATAACCGGGTCAATTGATTTGCTGAAATTTGC
This region includes:
- a CDS encoding outer membrane protein transport protein; amino-acid sequence: MKLLSPKTKNMRIKKLLITIVLVLFLSKETLATFNENPAIDARALGLANACTASPPGHMSAHFNPAGLSKIDEGAMFSNGFGIPIIKRKGSFKENKDFKGFMGDKWGPNAEPNINDPDSNHGGPDPLRNTKGTNSSTKMYIPFLGPIDFLAAVSLGLSHRKPDSKWTFAYTNYAPYGGGMTHNDPGDPLRFGCKSLYLQHLIYAAPTLSYKASDQLSLGISVGFGQTAMGISLDQRTPNELVGLTRVIGDATRDLEIPVVSQLTLPAPWLGGGLGPYEHNTSMEMDLRDDFTPSVNLGLLWEPTHWFGFGLSYQSQAKAKLSGKYKFTYSEQWQRQIAWNGSTEYTMTTAGMLDMPYKAVPSQTGRVTATQLFPRRIDMGIKLKPWSKIQITADLHWSNWAALKEDKFTFDQRIQLFRIAKLLGYTGGDNNLIVKREMEDTWHWGVGLEVYPKDWLTLRCGYEFRPASLPKDKIDALYFLPDMTFYAAGFSLHLPKNVTLDFGFGYLFNDSLKVPNNSSTNMNSTDFTKIVYNPYAGLDYEQETYLYIALFGVTMPLSVQMEMLHHQQEMLHHAAGKVKKFLKKLNPFKKDKKVEKDQINHENQI